One window from the genome of Maylandia zebra isolate NMK-2024a linkage group LG18, Mzebra_GT3a, whole genome shotgun sequence encodes:
- the LOC112436405 gene encoding tripartite motif-containing protein 16-like isoform X1, producing MSPPVCIYTMCPRVLLAGSSVFFPASFCVVSLHLHFRFQFCVVLVFSSLGFTSCWPPLPVPRCPWSHIALDFITGLPPSSDLHYEDGCNQRVLELAGPIHSSNTCCSDQTSFYIKEVKLTQSLTLRGEMAQKGVQLDRETFSCSICLDLLKNPVAIPCGHSYCMKCIESFWDEEEKKKIYSCPQCRRTFTARPVLEKNTMLAVLVEQLKKTGLQAAPADHCYAGPEDVACDVCTGRKMKAFKSCLVCLASYCEKHLQTHNIVEVSLKKHKLVEPSKKLQEKICSRHDEVMKMFCRTDQQSICYLCSVDEHKGHDTVSAAAERTERQRELEVSRQNIQQRIQDREKDVKLLQQEVEAINQSADQTVEHSEKIFTELIHLIQKRSSDVKQQIRSQQETEVSRVKELQEKLEQEITELKRKDAELKQLSHTEDHIQFLHNYPSLSALSESTDSSSINIRPLSYFEDVTAAVSEVRDKLQDILREQWTNISLTVTEVDVLLSQPEPKTRAGFLKYSCEITLDPNTANTWLLLSEGNRKATFMKQQQSYSDHPDRFTNRHQALSRESLTGRCYWEVEWRGGGVYVAVAYKNISREGDDECGFGCNDKSWSLDCNNNSFTFRYNNIQTRVSGPRSSRVGVYLDHRAGILSFYSVSETMTLLHRVQTTFTQPLYAGLWLYYGDTAELIKVK from the exons ATGTCTCcccctgtgtgtatttatactATGTGTCCTCGTGTGCTCCTCGCCGGTTCATCTGTGTTTTTTCCTGCATCATTCTGTGTCGTCTCCCTGCATCTCCATTTTAGGTTTCAGTTCTGTGTTGTGTTagttttttccagtttaggtttcacCTCCTGCTGGCCTCCGTTGCCCGTTCCTAGATGCCCCTGGTCTCATATCGCACTGGACTTCATCACTGGTCTCCCACCATCCTCAG ATCTACATTATGAAGATGGGTGTAACCAACGTGTGTTAGAGCTGGCAGGCCCCATTCACAGCAGCAACACTTGTTGTTCAGATCAGACCAGTTTCTATATTAAGGAAGTGAAACTCACACAGTCACTGACACTGAGAGGAGAAATGGCGCAGAAAGGAGTTCAGCTAGACCGAGAAACCTTCTCTTGTTCGATCTGTTTGGATCTACTGAAGAATCCGGTGGCTATTccctgtggacacagctactgcatGAAGTGTATTGAAAGCTTCTGGgatgaagaggaaaagaagaaaatctacagctgccctcagtgccGGAGGACTTTCACAGCGAGGCCTGtcctggagaaaaacaccatgttagcagttttagtggagcagctgaagaagactggactccaagctgctcctgctgatcactgctatgctggacctgaagatgtggcctgtgatgtctgcactggaagaaaaatgaaagccttCAAGTCCTGTTTAGTCTGTCTGGCATCTTACTGTGAGAAACACCTTCAGACTCATAATATTGTTGAAGTTTcattaaagaaacacaagctggtggagccctccaagaagctccaggagaagatctgctctcgtcatgatgaggtgatgaagatgttctgccgtactgatcagcagagtatctgttatctctgctctgtggatgaacataaaggccacgacacagtctcagctgcagcagaaaggactgagaggcagagagagctggaggtgagtcgacaaaacatccagcagagaatccaggacagagagaaagatgtgaagctgcttcaacaggaggtggaggccatcaatcagtctgctgatcaaacagtggagcacagtgagaagatcttcactgagctgatccatctcatccagaaaagaagctctgatgtgaagcagcagatcagatcccagcaggaaactgaagtgagtcgagtcaaagagcttcaggagaagctggagcaggagatcactgagctgaagaggaaagatgctgagctgaagcagctctcacacacagaggatcacatccagtttctacacaactacccctcactgtcagcactcagtgagtctacagactcatccagcatcaatatccgtcctctgagctactttgaggatgtgacagcagctgtgtcagaggtcagagataaactacaggacattctgagagagcaatggacaaacatctcactgacagtcactgaagtggatgttttactgtcacaaccagagccaaagaccagagctggattcttaaaatattcatgtgaaatcacactggatccaaacacagcaaacacatgGCTGTTATTATCAGAGGGGAACAGAAAAGCAACATTTATGAAACAACAACAGTCTtattctgatcatccagacagattcactAACAGGCATCAGGCCCTGAGTAGAGAGAGTCTGACTGGacgttgttactgggaggtggagtggagaggGGGAGGAGTTTATGTAGCAGTCGCATACAAGAATATCAGCAGAGAAGGAGATGATGAATGTGGATTTGGATGTAATGACAAATCTTGGTCATTAGATtgtaacaacaacagttttaCATTTCGGTACAACAACATCCAAACTCGTGTCTCAGGTCCTCGTTCCTCCAGAGTaggagtgtacctggatcacagagcaggtattttgtccttctacagcgtctctgaaaccatgactctcctccacagagtccagaccacattcactcagccgctctaTGCTGGACTTTGGCTTTATTATGGAGACACTGCTGAGTTGATTAAAGTGAAATAG
- the LOC112436405 gene encoding tripartite motif-containing protein 16-like isoform X3: MVPSAVTNLCVLLLSHNTCLISYPLSCGLFNLYSLRSTQPCPPALSAARAEATPQTATLYPSDLHYEDGCNQRVLELAGPIHSSNTCCSDQTSFYIKEVKLTQSLTLRGEMAQKGVQLDRETFSCSICLDLLKNPVAIPCGHSYCMKCIESFWDEEEKKKIYSCPQCRRTFTARPVLEKNTMLAVLVEQLKKTGLQAAPADHCYAGPEDVACDVCTGRKMKAFKSCLVCLASYCEKHLQTHNIVEVSLKKHKLVEPSKKLQEKICSRHDEVMKMFCRTDQQSICYLCSVDEHKGHDTVSAAAERTERQRELEVSRQNIQQRIQDREKDVKLLQQEVEAINQSADQTVEHSEKIFTELIHLIQKRSSDVKQQIRSQQETEVSRVKELQEKLEQEITELKRKDAELKQLSHTEDHIQFLHNYPSLSALSESTDSSSINIRPLSYFEDVTAAVSEVRDKLQDILREQWTNISLTVTEVDVLLSQPEPKTRAGFLKYSCEITLDPNTANTWLLLSEGNRKATFMKQQQSYSDHPDRFTNRHQALSRESLTGRCYWEVEWRGGGVYVAVAYKNISREGDDECGFGCNDKSWSLDCNNNSFTFRYNNIQTRVSGPRSSRVGVYLDHRAGILSFYSVSETMTLLHRVQTTFTQPLYAGLWLYYGDTAELIKVK; this comes from the exons atggttccaagcgccgTGACCAATCTTTGCGTTTTATTATTATCTCataacacttgtttaatcagctaccctctctcctgtggactgtttaatctctacagtctcagatcaacacagccctgccctccagcactatcagcagcaaGAGCAGAAGCAACCCCccaaacagcaacattgtacccatcag ATCTACATTATGAAGATGGGTGTAACCAACGTGTGTTAGAGCTGGCAGGCCCCATTCACAGCAGCAACACTTGTTGTTCAGATCAGACCAGTTTCTATATTAAGGAAGTGAAACTCACACAGTCACTGACACTGAGAGGAGAAATGGCGCAGAAAGGAGTTCAGCTAGACCGAGAAACCTTCTCTTGTTCGATCTGTTTGGATCTACTGAAGAATCCGGTGGCTATTccctgtggacacagctactgcatGAAGTGTATTGAAAGCTTCTGGgatgaagaggaaaagaagaaaatctacagctgccctcagtgccGGAGGACTTTCACAGCGAGGCCTGtcctggagaaaaacaccatgttagcagttttagtggagcagctgaagaagactggactccaagctgctcctgctgatcactgctatgctggacctgaagatgtggcctgtgatgtctgcactggaagaaaaatgaaagccttCAAGTCCTGTTTAGTCTGTCTGGCATCTTACTGTGAGAAACACCTTCAGACTCATAATATTGTTGAAGTTTcattaaagaaacacaagctggtggagccctccaagaagctccaggagaagatctgctctcgtcatgatgaggtgatgaagatgttctgccgtactgatcagcagagtatctgttatctctgctctgtggatgaacataaaggccacgacacagtctcagctgcagcagaaaggactgagaggcagagagagctggaggtgagtcgacaaaacatccagcagagaatccaggacagagagaaagatgtgaagctgcttcaacaggaggtggaggccatcaatcagtctgctgatcaaacagtggagcacagtgagaagatcttcactgagctgatccatctcatccagaaaagaagctctgatgtgaagcagcagatcagatcccagcaggaaactgaagtgagtcgagtcaaagagcttcaggagaagctggagcaggagatcactgagctgaagaggaaagatgctgagctgaagcagctctcacacacagaggatcacatccagtttctacacaactacccctcactgtcagcactcagtgagtctacagactcatccagcatcaatatccgtcctctgagctactttgaggatgtgacagcagctgtgtcagaggtcagagataaactacaggacattctgagagagcaatggacaaacatctcactgacagtcactgaagtggatgttttactgtcacaaccagagccaaagaccagagctggattcttaaaatattcatgtgaaatcacactggatccaaacacagcaaacacatgGCTGTTATTATCAGAGGGGAACAGAAAAGCAACATTTATGAAACAACAACAGTCTtattctgatcatccagacagattcactAACAGGCATCAGGCCCTGAGTAGAGAGAGTCTGACTGGacgttgttactgggaggtggagtggagaggGGGAGGAGTTTATGTAGCAGTCGCATACAAGAATATCAGCAGAGAAGGAGATGATGAATGTGGATTTGGATGTAATGACAAATCTTGGTCATTAGATtgtaacaacaacagttttaCATTTCGGTACAACAACATCCAAACTCGTGTCTCAGGTCCTCGTTCCTCCAGAGTaggagtgtacctggatcacagagcaggtattttgtccttctacagcgtctctgaaaccatgactctcctccacagagtccagaccacattcactcagccgctctaTGCTGGACTTTGGCTTTATTATGGAGACACTGCTGAGTTGATTAAAGTGAAATAG
- the LOC112436411 gene encoding uncharacterized protein LOC112436411 isoform X2, which translates to MKCKEEEDLAGQQVWKQERNFNLDQEDTDPPQIKEEQEELCISQEGEQLVVKHEDEGIVVWSGEERLRQLHNIWKPEKDLQTSDLHQQTACKEEEFVANQQERNSSLDQEDPDPPQIKEEQEELCTSQELEEIVLKQEINSFMVTSSFEESDLSESEPNDDQLLALNFPEPELEEQEENQHVDSGSTRNAELKKRRRHKNRTDKSRSETDTSKKSVSCDTCGKTFQCKSNLTRHMRVHTSEKPHSCSTCGKRFIWKSGLETHVRIHTGEKPYFCITCGKRFGKKSGLETHLRIHTGEKAYSCNVCRKEFRDLSTMKSHRRIHTGEKPYICSSCGERFSWKSGLNFHLRIHLSDKPNHCSTRGRK; encoded by the exons ATGAAGTGTAAGGAGGAGGAAGATCTGGCTGGCCAGCAGGTCtggaagcaggagaggaacttcaATCTGGACCAGGAGGACACAGATCCCCCACAGATcaaagaggaacaggaggaactcTGCATCAGTCAAGAGGGAGAACAGCTTGTAGTGAAACACGAGGATGAAGGCATCGTCGTCTGGAGCGGGGAAGAGCGGCTCAGACAGCTGCATAACATCTGGAAACCTGAGAAAGATTTACAGACCAGCG ACCTCCACCAGCAAACTGCCTGTAAGGAGGAGGAGTTTGTCGCCAatcagcaggagaggaactcaaGTCTGGACCAGGAGGACCCAGATCCtccacagattaaagaggaacaggaggaactcTGCACCAGTCAGGAGCTGGAGGAGATTGTACTGAAGCAGGAGATCAATAGTTTTATGGTGACTTCTAGTTTTGAGGAAAGTGACCTCAGTGAATCAGAACCAAACGATGACCAGCTCCTTGCTCTTAACTTTCCTGAACCAGAGCTTGAggaacaggaagaaaaccagcATGTGGACTCGGGATCAACTAGAAATGCGGAGCTGAAGAAAAGGAGACGTCACAAAAACCGAACAGATAAGTCTCGGAGTGAAACTGATACAAGTAAAAAATCTGTAAGCTGTGACACTTGTGGAAAAACTTTTCAGTGTAAATCCAACCTGACGAGACACATGAGAGTTCACACAAGTGAGAAGCCACATTCttgtagcacctgtgggaaaagattcATTTGGAAATCAGGATTGGAAACTCACGTAAGGATCCACACAGGCGAGAAGCCATATTTTTGCATcac ATGTGGGAAAAGATTTGGTAAGAAATCAGGACTAGAAACTCATTTGAGAATCCACACCGGTGAGAAAGCGTATTCTTGCAACGTCTGTAGGAAAGAGTTTAGAGACTTGTCGACTATGAAAAGTCACAGAAGgatccacacaggtgagaaaccaTATATTTGTAGCTCCTGTGGGGAAAGATTCAGTTGGAAATCAGGACTGAATTTTCATCTAAGGATCCATCTGAGTGACAAACCAAATCACTGCAGCACCCGAGGTAGAAAATGA
- the LOC112436411 gene encoding uncharacterized protein LOC112436411 isoform X1: MKCKEEEDLAGQQVWKQERNFNLDQEDTDPPQIKEEQEELCISQEGEQLVVKHEDEGIVVWSGEERLRQLHNIWKPEKDLQTSDLHQQTACKEEEFVANQQERNSSLDQEDPDPPQIKEEQEELCTSQELEEIVLKQEINSFMVTSSFEESDLSESEPNDDQLLALNFPEPELEEQEENQHVDSGSTRNAELKKRRRHKNRTDKSRSETDTSKKSVSCDTCGKTFQCKSNLTRHMRVHTSEKPHSCSTCGKRFIWKSGLETHVRIHTGEKPYFCITCGKRFNKKSGFESHVRIHTGEKPYFCSTCGKRFGKKSGLETHLRIHTGEKAYSCNVCRKEFRDLSTMKSHRRIHTGEKPYICSSCGERFSWKSGLNFHLRIHLSDKPNHCSTRGRK, from the exons ATGAAGTGTAAGGAGGAGGAAGATCTGGCTGGCCAGCAGGTCtggaagcaggagaggaacttcaATCTGGACCAGGAGGACACAGATCCCCCACAGATcaaagaggaacaggaggaactcTGCATCAGTCAAGAGGGAGAACAGCTTGTAGTGAAACACGAGGATGAAGGCATCGTCGTCTGGAGCGGGGAAGAGCGGCTCAGACAGCTGCATAACATCTGGAAACCTGAGAAAGATTTACAGACCAGCG ACCTCCACCAGCAAACTGCCTGTAAGGAGGAGGAGTTTGTCGCCAatcagcaggagaggaactcaaGTCTGGACCAGGAGGACCCAGATCCtccacagattaaagaggaacaggaggaactcTGCACCAGTCAGGAGCTGGAGGAGATTGTACTGAAGCAGGAGATCAATAGTTTTATGGTGACTTCTAGTTTTGAGGAAAGTGACCTCAGTGAATCAGAACCAAACGATGACCAGCTCCTTGCTCTTAACTTTCCTGAACCAGAGCTTGAggaacaggaagaaaaccagcATGTGGACTCGGGATCAACTAGAAATGCGGAGCTGAAGAAAAGGAGACGTCACAAAAACCGAACAGATAAGTCTCGGAGTGAAACTGATACAAGTAAAAAATCTGTAAGCTGTGACACTTGTGGAAAAACTTTTCAGTGTAAATCCAACCTGACGAGACACATGAGAGTTCACACAAGTGAGAAGCCACATTCttgtagcacctgtgggaaaagattcATTTGGAAATCAGGATTGGAAACTCACGTAAGGATCCACACAGGCGAGAAGCCATATTTTTGCATcacctgtgggaaaagatttaATAAGAAATCCGGATTTGAAAGTCACGTGAGAATCCACACAGGCGAGAAGCCGTATTTCTGTAGCACATGTGGGAAAAGATTTGGTAAGAAATCAGGACTAGAAACTCATTTGAGAATCCACACCGGTGAGAAAGCGTATTCTTGCAACGTCTGTAGGAAAGAGTTTAGAGACTTGTCGACTATGAAAAGTCACAGAAGgatccacacaggtgagaaaccaTATATTTGTAGCTCCTGTGGGGAAAGATTCAGTTGGAAATCAGGACTGAATTTTCATCTAAGGATCCATCTGAGTGACAAACCAAATCACTGCAGCACCCGAGGTAGAAAATGA